A stretch of the Theileria equi strain WA chromosome 1, complete sequence genome encodes the following:
- a CDS encoding Cytochrome b5-like Heme/Steroid binding domain containing protein (encoded by transcript BEWA_017480A), which yields MFGTLRFALIILAGIISCRIPYILDKVECVVGSESRTPTESVEPLKSDSSTTEAGSDQTDRIITLEELEKHNTEDDCWIGLEGVVYDVSGYAENHPGGKQEMLRKAGTNVTGFFGSMHQGKEFDEEIKKVKKIGVLDLPAETDKKKWYSSLCCC from the coding sequence ATGTTCGGCACACTTCGCTTTGCATTGATAATCCTGGCTGGGATTATATCTTGTAGAATTCCATATATACTCGATAAAGTTGAATGTGTAGTTGGTTCTGAGTCCCGAACACCAACAGAATCTGTTGAACCTCTGAAATCAGATTCCTCGACTACCGAGGCTGGCAGTGATCAGACTGATAGGATAATCACATTGGAGGAACTGGAAAAACATAACACAGAAGATGATTGCTGGATTGGTCTAGAAGGTGTAGTCTATGATGTTTCTGGTTATGCTGAGAACCACCCTGGAGGTAAGCAGGAGATGTTAAGAAAAGCTGGGACTAATGTAACCGGGTTCTTTGGTTCCATGCACCAAGGAAAGGAATTTGATGAAGAGATTAAAAAAGTTAAAAAGATTGGTGTTTTGGATCTGCCTGCTGAAACCGATAAAAAAAAGTGGTATAGTTCTCTTTGTTGTTGCTGA
- a CDS encoding ABC transporter, ATP-binding protein domain containing protein (encoded by transcript BEWA_017490A), whose product MMEEERATLEKKYHFWESEVEVVRKKTLTHDGKKFRYFDDNGVFNFVFMLWMFKWVKATAEKYLDPYMLHPLPLADQILKWQPILSRHISDGIASLEVYESLSEDEKKKAKKPVRYILFRAVMLTYWKRLLAILVGVVVVNAIGMSVAIFLHKLLRFLSEEDFKFVTFLSLTILIIILEQIKMIGMSHLDYCLERVSFLMDSCLRVTIFQHGLCYRRSQFGNFQAKGGQCNSIIHGCSGENLCTYNPLLCPARRYKNNEVTPKIYSLILNDARYIPFSVESAAGFIDFLTSLTYGIILMSRQFNMRAMTILMVSLSLAVCMLFVEIINGILFKYYFGIRDNRISKSEEVISGLHLIERMALDDIGHDIITEARNDELVLVFIRFFISLINKVIFTAITCLDIIILVNDFVTQVRDATDIKIINPSGLLASVFVIMKIIGPLYLLPFRLKFFVISLNSFLRVERFFRTCSPNFYLPDNKFTGDIPLPEALPDEDKTLPKGLVVMFKKASFAWINSRKDLLDNTGTTCLRNLDFVLNTGDLAIITGAQGSGKTNFVKAILGDMTLVEGSMAVLPLSTNMPIFYASQEVWLQKGTIRANITFGHRFDEDIYNTVLKAIELEHDISTWEGGDLRKISEHGYSLSGGQRVRVGLARALYAYLIFSKTNRESESGHSLLVVLDDCFTSLDPFVARTIFKNLFNVNDGLLAKDDVATIITISKRILDACVSAESSESFPDAPIYFLENKGLVQRNKLKSLIEHEVGHIEPPKPSEDNMGLHTMPDRLRRMCSSDDYTRDGRRRSTESRYSNSPTVQILYDRINFKRGENKNFKPYKVFFHAAGWPLFFFVVFTLLFSTLDNTKFIITSKISDSILDCASEHEGKLISISDIKDYSFRASRWIIVLSTLVMAGALLRLIAITGASFNVARRVHEYSITSLFANNSTALAIKKSLGSIITFLHIDMFFIDNFLSYFIHEICLLSIEVTVHMLTLFFMMPWSTPLALLLCFVIVRFIIYYCVKSCRNICRARLESYDLIGSTIESSIVGSPIYRSFKKEWELIHSLTEHVDYNLRCDYLSKSEIFWSSITSRGILALLSLFLLVFPLVKSRVSGTEVQVGYYAMTYSVFVSINTTLAVLIKLYCYLELYMGSFRRFENFVLPGTEVKFEKKRNIHQTDFIVDRSASSGDDKIADEDIKDTLRRRRHNEYAERRAARCTSLKMLLFKHKVNVLDVSKYAIPGMTRIKLDNVNIHIVNKKAGVKYAILKNVTCSANISDIVGVIGRTGAGKSTLLSVLQNLANRDGSVFLDGCDLNDMPKNVTRQIIGVLPQLPFVFRGWTVRRFIDPRMLFEDVDIEAALEICGLLKFVENIPGGKGLNTIIIPDHYHKDMPRYYKRVYYGPTLKPHDSSVDNVNIDHGMVLSNSQLRTLSVARLVLYREFFKVLLVDEPPEEESGTSKIAETPIYEIIRAHFRHCATFIAAHDVDVLRLCTSVWVFHSGSLIKTCKTEDIADSDSLSKIIEDCITTHA is encoded by the coding sequence atgatggaggaagaacgTGCTACTCTGGAGAAGAAATACcacttttgggagagtgaGGTGGAGGTGGTAAGGAAAAAGACACTGACACATGATGGGAAGAAGTTTCGCTACTTTGATGACAATGGTGtcttcaactttgtctttatgCTATGGATGTTCAAGTGGGTTAAAGCAACTGCAGAGAAGTACTTGGACCCTTATATGCTCCACCCACTTCCACTGGCTGACCAGATTCTCAAATGGCAGCCAATTCTTTCCAGGCATATTAGTGATGGTATCGCAAGCCTGGAAGTATATGAATCTTTAAGTGAAGatgagaagaagaaagcCAAGAAGCCTGTGAGATACATTCTGTTCAGGGCTGTAATGTTGACCTACTGGAAGAGACTCCTTGCTATACTAGTTGGTGTGGTAGTGGTTAATGCAATTGGTATGAGTGTAGCTATTTTCCTGCACAAGTTGCTTAGATTTTTATCAgaggaagattttaaatttgtgaCGTTTTTATCCTTGACTATTTTGATCATTATATTAGAGCAGATAAAGATGATCGGTATGAGTCATCTTGACTACTGTTTGGAGAGAGTTTCTTTTCTTATGGATTCTTGTCTGCGCGTTACTATATTTCAACACGGTTTATGCTACAGAAGGAGTCAATTTGGAAACTTTCAGGCAAAGGGAGGACAGTGCAACAGTATCATCCATGGATGTTCCGGAGAAAACTTGTGCACATATAATCCACTCTTGTGCCCAGCAAGGCGTTATAAAAACAATGAGGTCACACCAAAGATATACAGTCTGATTCTAAATGATGCACGCtatattccattttccGTAGAATCAGCCGCTGGGTTCATTGATTTTTTGACATCACTAACTTATGGCATAATTCTCATGAGTCGCCAATTCAACATGAGAGCAATGACTATTCTCATGGTGTCTTTATCTTTGGCTGTTTGTATGTTATTTGTGgagattataaatggtatccttttcaaatattaCTTTGGAATTAGGGATAATAGGATTTCTAAATCTGAGGAAGTTATATCTGGCTTACACTTGATTGAGAGGATGGCACTTGATGACATTGGTCACGATATTATTACGGAGGCCAGAAACGACGAGCTAGTGTTGGTATTCATCCGTTTCTTTATATCGCTCATAAATAAGGTTATATTTACAGCGATCACTTGTTTGgatatcatcattttggTTAATGACTTTGTCACCCAAGTTAGGGATGCCACTGATATCAAGATCATCAATCCTTCGGGGCTATTGGCATCCGTATTTGTTATTATGAAGATCATTGGTCCCTTGTATTTGCTTCCATTTAGGCTAAAGTTCTTTGTAATTAGTCTTAATTCGTTCTTAAGAGTAGAACGTTTCTTCAGAACTTGTtcaccaaacttttatcttcCGGATAACAAGTTTACTGGGGATATTCCTCTGCCAGAGGCGCTACCTGATGAGGATAAGACACTGCCAAAAGGCCTAGTTGTAATGTTCAAGAAGGCCTCCTTTGCCTGGATCAATAGCAGGAAGGATCTTCTTGACAATACTGGTACTACTTGTCTTAGGaaccttgactttgtcctAAACACTGGTGACCTTGCCATCATTACTGGTGCTCAAGGTTCTGGAAAGaccaactttgtcaaggctattcttggtgacatgactctggtagaaggatcaatggctgTGTTACCTCTCTCTACcaacatgccaatattctatgcCTCTCAGGAAGTAtggctacaaaagggtaccatcAGGGCTAACATTACCTTTGGTCACAGgtttgatgaggatatcTACAACACAGTTCTGAAGGCTATTGAACTTGAACATGATATATCCACTTGGGAAGGAGGTGACTTGCGTAAGatctctgaacatggttACTCTCTCAGTGGAGGTCAGAGAGTAAGAGTTGGACTTGCTCGTGCCCTTTATGCTTAcctcatctttagcaaGACTAATAGGGAGAGTGAATCTGGACATTCCCTCCTTGTAGTCCTTGATGACTGTTTCACTAGCTTGGATCCATTCGTGGCGAGGACTATCttcaagaatctctttaatgttaatGATGGACTATTGGCCAAGGACGATGTTGCTACTATTATCACGATTTCCAAGCGTATATTAGATGCTTGTGTATCAGCTGAGTCATCGGAGTCATTCCCGGATGctccaatatattttctggagaaCAAGGGTCTTGTGCAGAGAAATAAGCTTAAATCCCTAATAGAGCACGAAGTTGGTCATATTGAACCTCCAAAACCTTCTGAAGATAATATGGGACTTCACACCATGCCTGACAGGTTACGTAGGATGTGCAGCTCTGATGACTATACTCGTGATGGACGAAGGAGATCAACAGAATCTAGATACTCTAATTCGCCAACAGTTCAAATATTATATGACAGGATCAATTTTAAACGTGGTGAGAATAAGAACTTCAAACCATACAAAGTTTTTTTCCATGCAGCTGGTTGGCCTCTATTCTTCTTTGTCGTATTCActcttttgttttcaaCATTGGATAATACGAAGTTTATAATTACCTCAAAGATATCCGACTCTATCCTTGATTGTGCAAGTGAACATGAAGGGAAATTAATCTCTATATCTGACATAAAAGATTATAGTTTTAGGGCATCAAGATGGATCATTGTTCTTTCAACATTAGTGATGGCTGGTGCATTACTTCGTCTTATAGCCATAACTGGTGCATCGTTTAATGTTGCAAGGAGGGTCCATGAGTACTCTATAACTTCTCTCTTTGCCAATAACTCTACAGCGTTGGCAATAAAGAAGTCTTTGGGAAGTATAATCACATTCTTACACATAGATATGTTTTTCATTGACAATTTTCTAAGCTATTTCATTCACGAGATTTGTCTATTGTCAATCGAGGTTACGGTTCACATGTTGACTCTGTTCTTTATGATGCCGTGGTCTACTCCATTGGCTCTTCTACTTTGCTTTGTCATTGTTAGGTTTATTATATACTACTGTGTGAAGTCGTGCAGGAACATTTGCCGTGCACGTTTGGAATCATATGATCTTATTGGTTCAACTATTGAATCCTCTATAGTGGGATCACCCATATATCGCAGTtttaaaaaggaatgggaGTTGATACACAGCTTGACTGAGCATGTTGATTATAACCTGAGGTGTGACTATCTTTCAAAGtctgaaatattttggagttcAATTACCTCTAGAGGTATACTCGCATTACTTTCTCTGTTCCTTCTCGTATTTCCTTTGGTTAAGTCTAGGGTGTCTGGCACAGAGGTACAGGTGGGCTATTATGCCATGACATATTCTGTCTTTGTAAGTATAAACACTACCCTTGCAGTCTTAATTAAGCTGTATTGTTATCTTGAACTTTACATGGGTTCGTTTAGAAGATTTGAGAATTTTGTCCTTCCTGGTACTGAGGTTAAgtttgaaaagaagaggaacatTCATCAGACGGATTTTATTGTAGATCGTTCTGCGTCaagtggagatgataaGATAGCAGATGAAGATATCAAGGATACCCTTCGTAGAAGACGTCATAACGAGTATGCTGAGAGAAGAGCTGCTAGATGTACTAGCCTCAAGATGTTATTATTTAAACACAAGGTTAATGTGCTTGACGTGTCCAAGTACGCCATTCCAGGCATGACTaggataaagttggataatGTAAACATCCATATCGTTAATAAAAAAGCGGGAGTGAAGTATGCTAttctcaagaatgttaCATGTTCGGCTAATATTTCTGATATTGTCGGAGTTATTGGAAGAACTGGTGCAGGAAAGTCTACCCTATTGTCAGTGCTCCAGAATCTGGCGAATAGAGATGGTTCTGTATTCTTAGATGGTTGTGATCTGaatgatatgccaaagaatgtgactAGGCAGATCATCGGAGTACTTCCTCAACTGCCCTTCGTATTCAGAGGTTGGACTGTACGCAGATTCATTgatccaagaatgttatttgaaGATGTTGATATTGAAGCAGCCTTGGAAATTTGTGGTTTACTCAAGTTTGTCGAAAACATTCCAGGTGGCAAAGGCCTTAACACAATCATTATACCTGACCATTACCATaaggatatgccaaggtATTACAAGAGGGTGTACTATGGACCTACTTTAAAGCCACATGATTCTTCTGTGGATAATGTGAACATTGACCATGGCATGGTCctttcaaactcacaaCTCCGTACACTATCAGTAGCAAGACTAGTGCTCTACAGGgaattcttcaaggttCTCCTGGTTGATGAGCCTCCAGAGGAGGAATCAGGGACATCCAAAATCGCTGAGACTCCCATTTATGAAATTATAAGGGCACACTTTAGACACTGCGCAACATTTATTGCGGCACATGATGTTGACGTTTTGCGTCTCTGCACTTCAGTTTGGGTCTTCCATAGCGGGTCTCTCATCAAGACCTGCAAGACTGAGGACATTGCAGACAGCGACTCCCTGTCGAAGATCATAGAGGATTGCATTACCACACACGCTTAA
- a CDS encoding hypothetical protein (encoded by transcript BEWA_017500A) yields the protein MSDSAPAVTATEFVPKIPGKEDLGPKDVELCLFGPNPDLPRFIYYGVRFGTAYEAELTPGVGDRMLKVSNKSFVFWEPKEEGETATSFFVFFSYQPFQIVKLTYAKADGSLHYLFFKGDISDLNFPGTWEVITEEEYNTLYLEAKRPASFEKDVVLDLAKCEKHPETTQEGVYLDRNFNGYIHLLNYTALYGNKITKLMDGEHEVWVAKPGELCFTIFSPLINGRADKIRLINLADGKFHHKFYVRVEGKLTEVNAAAYYYDFNNYPFLGDIELNLNAEKFEKLCVIKGETFGVCYDLYMLSRLRMMQRLLEGDEVIWVRQEGHRW from the exons ATGTCTGACTCCGCCCCCGCCGTTACCGCTACTGAATTTGTTCCAAAGATCCCCGGAAAGGAAGATCTTGGTCCAAAGGATGTTGAATTGTGTTTGTTCGGCCCAAACCCTGACTTGCCAAGGTTCATTTACTATGGTGTTAGGTTTGGTACTGCATACGAAGCCGAACTCACTCCTGGTGTTGGAGACAGAATGCTTAAGGTTAGCAACAAGTCCTTCGTGTTCTGGGAGCCAAAAGAGGAGGGTGAAACTGCCACAAGcttctttgtctttttcaGTTATCAGCCCTTCCAAATAGTCAAGTTGACTTATGCTAAGGCTGACGGTTCCCTTCACtatctcttcttcaagGGTGATATCAGTGATTTGAACTTCCCGGGCACTTGGGAAGTCATTACTGAGGAAGAGTACAACACTCTCTATCTTGAGGCCAAGAGACCCGCATCCTTTGAGAAGGACGTTGTTTTGGACCTTGCCAAGTGCGAGAAGCATCCAGAGACCACCCAAGAGGGTGTATATCTTGACAGAAACTTCAATGGTTACATTCATTTGTTGAACTACACCGCACTATATGGAAACAAGATCACTAAGCTTATGGATGGTGAGCATGAGGTCTGGGTTGCTAAGCCAGGTGAACTCTGCTTCACTATCTTTTCCCCTTTGATCAACGGGAGGGCTGACAAGATCCGTCTTATCAACTTGGCTGATGGCAAGTTCCATCACAAGTTCTACGTCAGGGTTGAAGGAAAGTTGACTGAGGTCAATGCAGCTGCTTACTACTATGATTTCAACAACTATCCTTTCCTCGGAGATATTGAGTTGAACCTGAATgctgaaaagtttgaaaagttGTGCGTCATCAAGGGTGAAACATTCGGAGTTTGCTACGATTTGTATATGTTGTCTCGTCTTCGTATGATGCAAAGACTCTTGGAGGGTGATGAAGTCATCTGGGTGAGACAGGAAG GTCACAGGTGGTAA
- a CDS encoding kinase, pfkB family member protein (encoded by transcript BEWA_017510A), with translation MAAAHKDSTVLCLADPVVNLYAFVSDEVLAKHNLEKGSTVVLSPEALEAVLKDVEVVFTCPAGMSNVARGMGFLGSDVSLFGQYADDEKGAMISAGLKEYNVKDHCLVKKGGRSTYNYILVSSDAKRVVLPVSGASREIDPDQVDYSIVGNFDYFFISAFQFCDEHLPSATRLVDEVLKRGVKLMFNLASVSCVTKFYDRIKPVVEATAVLSGNEKDFKKFYGLEDSEQLYAHLATLCTGTADSKFELVVVQLDSKGAVVFEHGKRFDFAPPELGEVVDLTGIGTFHLGGYLYGYFKGYHPEVSAKIGDVLAVDIISRLGLLLSEDARSKVRAIEAKL, from the coding sequence ATGGCAGCTGCTCACAAGGATAGTACCGTTCTCTGTTTGGCCGACCCAGTCGTCAATTTGTACGCCTTCGTCTCTGATGAGGTCTTGGCAAAGCACAATTTGGAGAAGGGTTCCACTGTGGTTTTGAGCCCTGAGGCTCTTGAGGCTGTTCTTAAGGACGTTGAGGTTGTGTTTACTTGTCCTGCTGGTATGTCTAATGTCGCAAGGGGCATGGGCTTTTTGGGCAGCGACGTCTCTCTTTTTGGTCAGTATGCTGATGATGAGAAGGGTGCTATGATTTCCGCTGGACTAAAGGAGTACAACGTGAAGGATCACTGTTTGGTCAAGAAGGGTGGTAGGAGTACCTACAACTACATCTTGGTTTCCAGCGATGCTAAGCGTGTTGTTCTCCCCGTTAGCGGTGCTTCCCGTGAAATTGACCCTGATCAAGTTGACTACTCAATTGTTGGAAACTTTGACtacttcttcatctctgCCTTCCAGTTCTGTGACGAGCACTTGCCCAGTGCCACCAGACTTGTCGATGAGGTTTTGAAGAGGGGTGTGAAGCTCATGTTCAACTTGGCTAGTGTGAGCTGCGTTACCAAGTTTTACGATCGTATCAAGCCTGTTGTTGAGGCCACTGCTGTTTTGTCTGGTAACGAGAAGGACTTCAAGAAGTTCTACGGTCTTGAGGACTCTGAACAACTTTACGCTCACTTGGCTACTCTTTGCACTGGTACTGCTGATAGCAAGTTTGAATTGGTTGTCGTTCAATTGGACTCAAAGGGTGCAGTTGTTTTCGAGCACGGCAAGAGATTTGACTTTGCTCCTCCTGAGCTTGGTGAGGTCGTTGATCTTACTGGTATTGGCACCTTCCACTTGGGTGGCTACTTGTATGGTTACTTCAAGGGCTATCATCCAGAAGTCTCAGCTAAGATTGGTGATGTTTTGGCTGTTGACATCATCTCAAGGTTAGGTTTGTTGTTGTCCGAGGATGCAAGATCCAAGGTCAGGGCCATTGAGGCAAAACTTTAG
- a CDS encoding serine/threonine protein phosphatase pp-x, putative (encoded by transcript BEWA_017520A), with the protein MMSNIDKDIAQLKNCEYLSENEVRLLCNKAKEILIEESNIQHVDSPVTVCGDIHGQFYDFKELLEVGKDIPETNYLFLGDYVDRGYYSVETFLLLLCFKVRYPDRITLIRGNHESRQITQVYGFYDECIRKYGSVNVWRYCTEIFDYFAIGALIDNRYFCIHGGLSPSILTIDEIRYLDRKQEVPHEGPMCDLLWSDPEAMDGWGASPRGAGFLFGGDVVRQFCHQNNIQTIARAHQLVMEGYKWWFNKMLITVWSAPNYCYRCGNIASIMEVDENLGCTFRKFEAVPPNKRGVPAKKPLPDYFL; encoded by the exons ATGATGAGCAATATTGACAAGGATATCGCTCAACTAAAGAATTGCGAGTACTTGAGCGAAAACGAAGTTAGATTGCTCTGCAACAAGGCCAAGGAGATATTAATTGAGGAGTCAAATATACAACACGTGGATTCTCCAGTTACG GTCTGTGGTGATATTCATGGTCAGTTTTACGACTTTAAGGAGCTCCTAGAGGTAGGAAAGGACATTCCCGAGACCAATTATCTCTTTTTGGGTGATTATGTAGATAGAGGATATTATTCTGTGGAAACATTTCTATTATTACTTTGTTTTAAGGTGCGTTATCCTGATCGTATAACGTTGATACGTGGTAATCATGAATCTCGGCAAATAACGCAAGTGTATGGGTTTTACGATGAATGCATAAGAAAATATGGTAGCGTAAATGTATGGCGTTATTGTACCGAAATATTTGACTATTTCGCGATAGGAGCACTGATAGATAACAGATACTTCTGTATACACGGAGGTCTATCCCCGTCGATACTAACTATCGATGAAATAAGATATCTAGATCGCAAACAGGAAGTTCCACATGAAGGTCCAATGTGTGACTTACTGTGGAGTGATCCAGAGGCGATGGATGGCTGGGGAGCCTCGCCGAGAGGTGCAGGTTTTCTCTTTGGTGGAGACGTTGTACGCCAGTTTTGCCATCAAAACAACATACAAACTATCGCAAGGGCACATCAGCTCGTTATGGAAGGATATAAATGGTGGTTTAACAAAATGCTTATCACAGTATGGTCTGCACCAAATTACTGCTATAGATGTGGAAATATCGCAAGTATAATGGAGGTAGACGAAAATCTAGGTTGCACATTCAGGAAATTTGAAGCAGTACCTCCTAACAAACGAGGGGTTCCAGCCAAAAAACCACTCCCTGATtactttttataa
- a CDS encoding hypothetical protein (encoded by transcript BEWA_017530A): MMLIERRERYNAIYKNGSDQHLSKYDNFSNKNKGSHYMLMTNDSYVDKNSVPEFHDSKTRLDLKFNNVKLSGLSHDKIIIDDKSIILDKSLSLDDVSAQSLNFNNPDDLINQDEVIDNKNVVQSFANFLCLPENVDKSLSRVKHPNTHKDVSNGKENVNYNAQANVQFTQNFDSNVNRSLQNGTPEVSGATSGEANKRMNSSSMNYYDDDTKQLLNPTKKANFGIKMDKNQKDELSQLLLGQLSRNDKNKAIEDTNTRIYSRLKDIAIGKATKGYQNYIKKVPIAERGPDDPQTPNSKENISASRFRAIYRAWRTHLHKYDNIT; encoded by the exons ATGATGCTTATTGAGCGACGCGAACGATATAATGCGATTTATAAGAATGGATCGGACCAGcatttatcaaaatatgaCAATTTTAgtaataaaaataaaggGTCACACTATATGCTTATGACCAACGATTCGTACGTTGATAAGAATAGCGTTCCGGAATTTCATGATAGCAAAACCCGGTTAGATTTAAAGTTTAACAATGTAAAACTTAGCGGTTTGTCACATG ATAAAATAATAATCGATGATAAATCAATCATCTTAGACAAGTCTCTAAGTCTAGATGATGTGTCCGCTCAGAGTTTGAATTTCAATAACCCAGATGATCTTATTAACCAAGATGAGGTGATAGATAATAAGAATGTTGTACAGTCTTTCGCAAATTTCCTTTGTTTACCTGAAAATGTGGACAAGAGCTTGTCCCGGGTAAAACATCCTAATACACACAAAGATGTTtcaaatggaaaagaaaatgtaaattatAATGCACAGGCAAATGTGCAATTTacacaaaattttgattcCAATGTAAATCGCTCGCTCCAAAACGGCACACCTGAAGTTTCAGGAGCTACGTCCGGGGAAGCGAATAAGAGAATGAATAGCAGTAGTATGAATTACTATGACGATGATACCAAACAACTGTTGAATCCCACAAAGAAGGCGAATTTTGGTATTAAAATGGATAAGAACCAAAAGGACGAACTTTCACAACTACTTTTGGGACAGCTCAGCAggaatgataaaaataaagCTATAGAGGATACTAACACCAGGATATATAGTAGACTCAAAGATATTGCTATCGGAAAAGCCACTAAG GGATACCAAAACTACATTAAGAAGGTGCCCATTGCTGAAAGGGGTCCAGACGATCCGCAGACTCCAAATTCGAAGGAGAATATATCTGCTTCTAGATTTCGCGCAATCTACAGAGCATGGCGTACACACTTGCATAAGTACGATAATATCACATAA